The genomic DNA CCGTGTCCTTGGGGCGCCGGTCGTTGGTGAGGAGCCCGAGCCCGTACTCCAGCTCCGGGAAGTCGGCCAGCGCCCGGGACACGTCGTGGGAGCACCACCAGGTGACGCCCCACAGGTCGGGGCAGTCCAGGGCGTTCTCGACGGTCGCCTCGGTGAAGGCGGCGGCGTGCTCGGCGGGGACCAGGGGTGCGGGGGCGCCGACCTCCTGGAGCCAGACCGGGCGATGCGGGTCGTCGGCCCAGGCCTTGCTCAGCTCGATCAGGTAGGCGGCGTGGTGCTCGCTGGGCACGGAGGCGCGGCCGTGGCGCTGGGCGGTGCCGTTGAAGACCCAGGAGTGCACCGCCGTGACGGCACCCTGCCGGGCGGCCTGGGCCGGGGTGAAGGGCTGGTCGTCCTGGTACCAGGTGGCGTCGTACTCGGCGTGCAGGTGCATGCGGCCCGGGGCGCCCTCCTCGCAGGCGGCCAGCATCCGCTCCAGCCAGGCGTCGATCTGGGCGCTGGTGGCGCGGTCCGGGTCGGGGTGGGGGCCGGCGGAGAACTGGTTGACCTCGTTGCCGAGGGTCATGCCGAGGAAGTTGGCGCGGCCGGCCAGGGCGGCGGCGAGGGTGCGCAGGTAGGCGGCCTGGCCGTCGATGACCTCCGGGTCGGTGAACAGGTTGCGCCGGTGCCAGGTGCGGGTCCAGGCGGGCACGTAGTCGAAGCTGCTCAGATGGCCCTGGAGGCCGTCCACGTTGACGTCGAGGCCGCGTTCGCCGGCCGCGTCGGCCAGCGCCACCAGGTGCTCCACCGCGCGCTCGCGGATCAGGGTGCGGTTGGGCTGGAAGTACGGCCACAGCGGGAAGACGCGGACGTGGTCCACGTCCAGCGCGGCGATGGAGTCCAGGTCGGCGCGTACGGAGTCGAGGTCGAAGTCGAGCCAGTGGTGGAACCACCCCACGCTCGGGGTGTAGTTGACGCCGAAGCGCACGGCAGAAGGCATGCGGTGTCCTTGTGAGGGGGAAGCGGGTGGTTCAGCCCTTGACGGCACCCTCGCCCACGCCGCGGAAGAAGTACCGCTGGAGGCAGGCGAAGAGGACGATGAGCGGCGCCACGGCGATGATCGTGCCGGCGGCGACGAGGCGTTCGTCGTTGGCGAAGGTGCCGTGCAGGTAGTTCAGGCCGATGGTCAGGGTGAACCTGGACGGGTCGCTGAGCACGATCAGGGGCCACAGGAAGTCGTCCCAGGCGCCCATGAAGGCGAAGATCGCGACGACGGCGAGGGTGCCCTTCACGGCGGGCAGCGCGATCCGGTAGAAGCGCTGCCAGACGTTCGCGCCGTCGACGAAGGCGGCCTCCTCGATCTCGTGCGGGAGGTTGAGGAAGGCGTTGCGCATCAGCAGCACGTTCAGGGCGCTGACACAGCCCGGCAGCACCACGCCGACCAGGGTGTTGTTGAGGCCCAGCTCCCGCATGGTGGTGAACTGGGCGATGATGATGCCCTCCACCGGCACGAGCATGGCCAGGATGAACACCAGCGTGGCGACGCGTCGGCCCCGGTAGCGCAGACGGGCCAGGGCGTAGCCGGCGAGGGCGGCGCCGACGCAGTTGGTGACGACGTTGGCCGCGGCGACCTTCAGCGAGTTCAGGGCGTAGTCCCACACCGGGATGGTGTCGGCGACCCGCTCGTAGTTGTGCAGGGTGGGGTCGGCGGGCAGGAACTTCGGCGGGGAGCTGAAGATGTCCTCGGTGGGGCCCTTGAGGGAGGTCGACAGCTGCCACAGGAACGGCCCGATGGTCAGGGCCAGGACGCCGAGCAGCAGCAGGTAGCGCAGCGCCAGTTCCCACCCACGTACGCGGCGGCCGTGCTCGTCGGTGACGCGCGGCTCCCGTTTCCGTCCCCGGTGGGTGGCCCCTGGCCGCTCGGCGGGCCGGGTCTTCTCGGCGATGCTCACGCATCCTCCTTCCGGTCGGCGCGCAGAACGAGCAGCATCAGGACGACGGTGACGACGAAGACGACGACGGAGATGGCGGAGGCGTAGCCGACCCGGCCGGTGAGGCCGGTGCCGGTGCGCTGGACCAGCATCACGAGGGTGGTGTCCTCGCCTGCCGGTCCACCGCTGGGGCCCGCCATCAGGTACACCTCGGAGAACACCTTGAAGGCGGCGACCGAGGAGAGCGCGGCGACCAGGACCATGGTGGAGCGGACCGCGGGCACCGTGACGGTGAGGAAGCGGCGGACCGCGCCCGCGCCGTCCACGGCGGCGGCCTCGTGCAGCTCACGGGGCACGTTGGCCAGCGCCGCCAGATAGATGATCATGTAGTAGCCGAGGCCCTTCCAGACCGTGACGCCCATCGCGCTGAGCAGGATCAGCCACTGGTCGCTGAGGAAGCCGACGGGGCTCCCGCCGAGCGTCTCCAGCAGCGAGTTGACCAGGCCGCGCTCGTCGAGGAGCCAGACCCAGATCAGCCCGACGACGACGATCGAGGCGACGACCGGGGTGTAGAAGGCCGAGCGGAAGAAGGTGATGCCGGGGATGTTCTTCTGCACCAGCAGCGCGAGCAGCAGCGGCAGCAGGACCAGCGCGGGGACGACCCCGAGGACGTACAGGGAGCTGTTGCGCAGGCCGATCCAGAACATGTCGTCGTGGAGCAGCTCGCGGAAGTTGGCGAGGCCCACGAACTGGCCCGGGACCAGGGTGCGGCGGTCGGTGAAGGAGTTGACGAGGGTGGAGACGAACGGGTAGAGGATGAACGCGCCGGTGATCAGCAGACCGGGTGCGGCGAACAGCCAGGGACTGGCGGGCAGTTGCCGTCGCACGCGCCGGGCGCCGCCGCCCTTGCGGGCGTCCGGTGTGCCGGTGGTGAGGGTGGGACTCGCCATGATGTCTCAGCCCTGCTGCTGAAGCAGCCGGTCGCACGCCTTGACAGCGTTGTCGAGGGCTTCCTCGGGGCTCTGCTTGCCCTGGAGCGCCTTGGCGACCTCGTTGCGCAGCTCGGTCTTCATCTGCTCGCTGAACAGCACGGGCGTGTAGTTGACGGCCGTCTTCAGCGACTTGGCGGCGGCGACCCGGACACGGGTCTCGTCGGTGCCGTCCTCCTTGGTGAAGTACGGGTCGTCCAGCGAACCGGCGGTGCTCGGGAAGATGGCGACCTGCTTGGCGAACGACATCTGGTGCGCCGCGTCGGTGACGTAGTGCGCGAAGGCGACCGCGGCGGGCTTGCGCTCGCTCTGCGCGTTGACCATCAGGCCCATGACGTACATGTTGACGTGGCCGGTGCTGGTGATCTGGTCGGTGATGCCGATGTTCTTGTACAGGTTCGGCGCCTGCTTCTTGAAGTTGGCGAGGTCGAGGGCGCTGCCCGGGTTCATGGCGACGGCGCCGGTGAGGAACTTCTTCCCGGAGGACTCGGGTGTCGCCGTCAGCGCCTGCGGGTCGAGGGCCTTGGCCTCGTACAGCTCCTTGTAGCGGGTGAGGAGCTGGACGCCCTTGGCGTCGTTGAACGCGAAGGCGGTGCCCTCCTTGTTCATGAGCGGTACGCCGTAGCGGCCGAAGTCCTCGATGGTGGGCACGTTGGCGAGCGTGGCGACCTCGCCGTCGGTCTTGTCGGCGATCTTCAGGGCGGCGTCGAAGACCTCGTCGTACGTCTTCGGCGGCTGCTCGGGGTCGAGTCCGGCCTTCTCGAAGAGGGACTTGTTGTAGAAGAGCGGACCGGTGTTGAGGTACCAGGGGAAGGCGTAGGTGCCGTCCATGCCCGGTATCCGGTGGCTGGCCCAGGCCCCTTCCAGGTACTCCCTCTCGTACTGGCCGGCGGCCTTGTCCAGGTCGAGGGCGAGGCCCGCCTTGGCGAGCGGGGCGACGAGGTCCGGGGAGACGTTGACGACGTCGGGCAGGGTGCCGCCGGCGGCGTCGGCGCTGATCTTGTCGGCGTAGCCCTCGCCGGGCTGGTCCACCCACTTGACGTGGGTGTCGGGGTACTTCTTCTCGAAGTCGGCGATCAGGCCCTCGAAGTAGTCCTTGAAGTTGGCCCGCAGGTTCCAGGTCTGGAAGGTGATGTCGCCCTCGACCTTGCCCGAGGCGTCGGTCGAAGAACCGCCGTCGCCTCCGGAGCCGCAGGCACTGAGCGGCAGGACGAGGGCGGCGACGGCGGCGACGGCGAATGTTCTGCGCGAGGTGGGCACGGTGACACGTCTCCCTGAAGGACGTCGGCGGTGGGATGCCAGCGACCATGCACGGCGATTCCGCGGAAAGTCAATGGATTCACGCGAACTAAAGCGAATGAGGCAGCATTAGTCCAGGTCAGAGAGGTGTGGACGAACACTTGCCAGGAACTACTAATGCGCTTTAGGATCTTCACACTCAAGCGCTTTAGCTGAGACATCTCTCACCGCTCGCACCGAGGAAAGGAGCGCGCATGCCGGCCAAGCGGCCCGCCGCGCGCCGGCCGACGATGAAGGACATCGCACGCCGGGCCGGGGTCTCCGAGAGCGCGGTGTCGTTCGCGC from Streptomyces sp. CB09001 includes the following:
- a CDS encoding sugar ABC transporter substrate-binding protein, with the translated sequence MPTSRRTFAVAAVAALVLPLSACGSGGDGGSSTDASGKVEGDITFQTWNLRANFKDYFEGLIADFEKKYPDTHVKWVDQPGEGYADKISADAAGGTLPDVVNVSPDLVAPLAKAGLALDLDKAAGQYEREYLEGAWASHRIPGMDGTYAFPWYLNTGPLFYNKSLFEKAGLDPEQPPKTYDEVFDAALKIADKTDGEVATLANVPTIEDFGRYGVPLMNKEGTAFAFNDAKGVQLLTRYKELYEAKALDPQALTATPESSGKKFLTGAVAMNPGSALDLANFKKQAPNLYKNIGITDQITSTGHVNMYVMGLMVNAQSERKPAAVAFAHYVTDAAHQMSFAKQVAIFPSTAGSLDDPYFTKEDGTDETRVRVAAAKSLKTAVNYTPVLFSEQMKTELRNEVAKALQGKQSPEEALDNAVKACDRLLQQQG
- a CDS encoding carbohydrate ABC transporter permease, whose protein sequence is MSIAEKTRPAERPGATHRGRKREPRVTDEHGRRVRGWELALRYLLLLGVLALTIGPFLWQLSTSLKGPTEDIFSSPPKFLPADPTLHNYERVADTIPVWDYALNSLKVAAANVVTNCVGAALAGYALARLRYRGRRVATLVFILAMLVPVEGIIIAQFTTMRELGLNNTLVGVVLPGCVSALNVLLMRNAFLNLPHEIEEAAFVDGANVWQRFYRIALPAVKGTLAVVAIFAFMGAWDDFLWPLIVLSDPSRFTLTIGLNYLHGTFANDERLVAAGTIIAVAPLIVLFACLQRYFFRGVGEGAVKG
- a CDS encoding glycosyl hydrolase, encoding MPSAVRFGVNYTPSVGWFHHWLDFDLDSVRADLDSIAALDVDHVRVFPLWPYFQPNRTLIRERAVEHLVALADAAGERGLDVNVDGLQGHLSSFDYVPAWTRTWHRRNLFTDPEVIDGQAAYLRTLAAALAGRANFLGMTLGNEVNQFSAGPHPDPDRATSAQIDAWLERMLAACEEGAPGRMHLHAEYDATWYQDDQPFTPAQAARQGAVTAVHSWVFNGTAQRHGRASVPSEHHAAYLIELSKAWADDPHRPVWLQEVGAPAPLVPAEHAAAFTEATVENALDCPDLWGVTWWCSHDVSRALADFPELEYGLGLLTNDRRPKDTARVLASAARAARDGARPAPAPRTTALAVPADPAARSACAPGGAVFDAFFRLVADGARPTTVLDTRAADPAHLAARGITEVVTPDQVPAP
- a CDS encoding sugar ABC transporter permease, whose translation is MASPTLTTGTPDARKGGGARRVRRQLPASPWLFAAPGLLITGAFILYPFVSTLVNSFTDRRTLVPGQFVGLANFRELLHDDMFWIGLRNSSLYVLGVVPALVLLPLLLALLVQKNIPGITFFRSAFYTPVVASIVVVGLIWVWLLDERGLVNSLLETLGGSPVGFLSDQWLILLSAMGVTVWKGLGYYMIIYLAALANVPRELHEAAAVDGAGAVRRFLTVTVPAVRSTMVLVAALSSVAAFKVFSEVYLMAGPSGGPAGEDTTLVMLVQRTGTGLTGRVGYASAISVVVFVVTVVLMLLVLRADRKEDA